A portion of the Microbacterium hominis genome contains these proteins:
- a CDS encoding fumarylacetoacetate hydrolase family protein: MSTDTTTDTRFSGLPGRPGKIVAIHLSYASRADQRGRRPQHPSYFFKPSSSVAASGGVVERPAGTELLAFEGEIALVIGDAARRVPLETAWSHVAWVTASDDLGLYDLRANDKGSNVRSKGGDGYTPIGPGLIDARTIDPAALRVRTWLNGELVQDDTAAGMIFSLPQLVADLSQHFTLEPGDVILTGTPAGSSVAQPGDVIEVEVDVPGGPTSGRLVTTVVEGVAPFDGALGSLPAVDDLQRTEAWGSREAAGLPEPLPETGDPASAGRSGADSPVSGGSPVLGNGDAAPGPSPAAGPSPAAGLSPALRAKLVEAPVAGLSGQLRKRGLDNVHIDGVAPLHPDAKLVGTARTLRFVPNREDLFRSHGGGYNAQKRAFDAVGEGEVIVIEARGETGSGTLGDVLAIRANARGAAGIVTDGGVRDAAAVAAVGIPVFTSGAHPAVLGRKHVPWDVDLTIACGGATVQPGDVIVGDSDGVIVIPAAIAEEIADAALAQEAEDAWIAQRVAEGHPVDGLFPMNAAWRARFEQEGGAHA; encoded by the coding sequence ATGAGCACCGACACCACGACCGACACCCGGTTCAGCGGCCTCCCCGGCCGTCCGGGCAAGATCGTCGCGATCCACCTCAGCTACGCCTCCCGCGCCGACCAGCGCGGACGCCGGCCGCAGCATCCCTCCTACTTCTTCAAGCCCTCGAGCTCGGTCGCCGCCTCCGGCGGCGTCGTCGAACGCCCCGCCGGCACCGAGCTGCTCGCCTTCGAAGGCGAGATCGCCCTCGTGATCGGGGATGCCGCGCGCCGCGTTCCGCTCGAGACCGCGTGGTCGCACGTCGCGTGGGTGACGGCATCCGATGATCTCGGCCTGTACGACCTGCGCGCCAACGACAAGGGCTCGAACGTGCGCTCCAAGGGCGGCGACGGCTACACCCCGATCGGCCCCGGCCTGATCGACGCCCGCACCATCGACCCGGCCGCGCTGCGCGTGCGCACCTGGCTCAACGGCGAGCTCGTGCAGGACGACACCGCCGCCGGCATGATCTTCTCCCTCCCGCAGCTGGTCGCCGACCTCTCGCAGCACTTCACCCTCGAGCCCGGCGACGTGATCCTCACCGGCACCCCGGCCGGATCGTCGGTCGCCCAGCCGGGCGATGTCATCGAGGTCGAGGTCGACGTGCCCGGCGGCCCCACCTCGGGCCGGCTGGTCACGACCGTCGTCGAGGGCGTCGCGCCGTTCGACGGCGCGCTCGGATCGCTCCCCGCCGTCGACGACCTGCAGCGCACCGAGGCCTGGGGGTCCCGCGAGGCCGCGGGCCTGCCCGAGCCGTTGCCCGAAACAGGTGATCCGGCGAGCGCAGGCCGTTCCGGCGCGGATTCTCCTGTCTCCGGCGGATCACCTGTTCTCGGCAACGGGGATGCCGCCCCCGGCCCCTCCCCCGCCGCAGGCCCCTCCCCCGCCGCAGGCCTCTCCCCCGCCCTGCGCGCCAAGCTCGTCGAGGCCCCGGTCGCCGGGCTCTCGGGCCAACTGCGCAAGCGGGGCCTGGACAACGTGCACATCGACGGCGTCGCCCCGCTGCATCCGGACGCCAAGCTCGTCGGCACCGCCCGGACGCTGCGCTTCGTGCCCAACCGCGAGGACCTCTTCCGCAGCCACGGCGGCGGCTACAACGCCCAGAAGCGCGCGTTCGACGCGGTCGGCGAGGGCGAGGTCATCGTCATCGAAGCCCGCGGCGAGACCGGCTCCGGCACGCTCGGCGACGTGCTCGCGATCCGCGCGAACGCCCGCGGGGCCGCCGGCATCGTCACCGACGGCGGGGTGCGGGATGCCGCCGCGGTCGCCGCGGTCGGCATCCCCGTCTTCACCTCCGGCGCCCACCCGGCCGTCCTCGGCCGCAAGCACGTGCCGTGGGATGTCGATCTCACCATCGCGTGCGGCGGCGCCACGGTGCAGCCCGGCGATGTGATCGTCGGCGACAGCGACGGCGTCATCGTCATCCCCGCCGCGATCGCCGAGGAGATCGCGGATGCCGCGCTCGCCCAGGAGGCCGAGGATGCCTGGATCGCGCAGCGCGTGGCAGAGGGGCACCCGGTCGACGGGCTGTTCCCGATGAACGCCGCATGGCGCGCCCGCTTCGAGCAGGAGGGAGGCGCCCATGCCTGA